A genomic window from Pseudonocardia broussonetiae includes:
- a CDS encoding right-handed parallel beta-helix repeat-containing protein — translation MAVLALAVLAACGAPAPGPVTAPPPTTPTAGCAGVPVADADQLTEALAGAAPGAVIALAPGTYRGSFVARTPGTADAPITLCGPPDAVLDGGPVDAGYTLHLDGVAHWQVRGFTVRGGQKGVMLDASQRVLLEGLLVQGTGDEAVHLRRASSDNVVRGLTIRDTGLRRAEFGEGVYVGSAESNWCELTGCGPDRSDRNTVEGTTVSRTTAESVDVKEGTTGGMVRGNRFDGAGMTAADAWVNVKGNAWTITGNTGIDSPEHGFRVIEVLDGWGLDNVFTGNSSTVNADGYAIDVTRNDERNRVSCDNTAVGAGLGLTRNGCT, via the coding sequence GTGGCGGTCCTCGCCCTGGCCGTCCTGGCGGCGTGCGGCGCCCCGGCCCCGGGGCCGGTCACCGCCCCGCCGCCGACCACCCCCACCGCCGGGTGCGCGGGCGTCCCGGTCGCCGACGCCGACCAGCTCACCGAGGCCCTCGCCGGGGCCGCGCCGGGCGCGGTGATCGCGCTGGCCCCCGGCACCTACCGCGGCTCGTTCGTCGCGCGCACCCCCGGCACCGCCGACGCGCCGATCACGCTGTGCGGCCCGCCCGACGCGGTGCTCGACGGCGGCCCGGTCGACGCCGGCTACACCCTGCACCTCGACGGCGTCGCCCACTGGCAGGTGCGCGGCTTCACCGTCCGCGGCGGGCAGAAGGGCGTCATGCTCGACGCCTCGCAGCGCGTGCTGCTCGAGGGCCTGCTCGTCCAGGGCACCGGCGACGAGGCCGTGCACCTGCGCCGCGCCAGCAGCGACAACGTCGTGCGCGGGCTGACCATCCGCGACACCGGGCTGCGCCGCGCCGAGTTCGGCGAGGGCGTCTACGTCGGCAGCGCCGAGAGCAACTGGTGCGAGCTGACGGGCTGCGGTCCCGACCGCAGCGACCGCAACACCGTCGAGGGCACCACCGTCTCCCGGACGACGGCGGAGTCGGTGGACGTCAAGGAGGGCACCACCGGCGGGATGGTCCGGGGTAACCGGTTCGACGGTGCCGGGATGACGGCAGCTGATGCCTGGGTGAACGTCAAGGGCAACGCCTGGACGATCACCGGCAACACCGGTATCGACAGTCCTGAACACGGGTTCCGGGTGATCGAGGTCCTCGACGGGTGGGGACTGGACAACGTCTTCACCGGGAACTCCTCCACCGTCAACGCCGACGGCTACGCGATCGACGTGACCCGCAACGACGAGCGCAACCGCGTCTCCTGCGACAACACCGCCGTCGGGGCCGGCCTGGGCCTCACGCGCAACGGCTGCACCTGA
- a CDS encoding UDP-glucose dehydrogenase family protein: MFARRIAVIGTGYVGLTTGACLASLGHHVVCADIDEAKVARLRAGEVDILEPGLPELVAEGMAAGRLAFVLGATAAVTREAGAEIVFLCVPTPMGEGGAADLAAVQAVTDEVGALLAPGCVVVNKSTVPVGTAATTREMLGRTDVAVVSNPEFLREGSAVHDFLNPDRIVVGSDSQEAAERVAALYSRLGAPTQLTDAASAEMVKYAANCFLAMKLSYVNSLADLCERLGADVLEVTEGMGYDRRIGQTFLSPGPGWGGSCFPKDTNALLQIADAAGMDFELVRASLNVNAATRALVVDKVRAAVGSSLDGVRIGLLGLTFKAGTDDLRDSPALAVAALLRAEGAVLTAYDPAHAVGVPGVTDDVEVVDDPLAAAKGAAALVVLTDWPQFRTLDWNALGGVAAVSMVVDARNLLDADILRRAGFTWIGLGRG; the protein is encoded by the coding sequence GTGTTCGCACGACGGATCGCCGTGATCGGCACCGGGTACGTCGGCCTGACGACGGGCGCGTGCCTCGCGTCCCTGGGCCACCACGTCGTCTGCGCCGACATCGACGAGGCCAAGGTCGCCCGGCTGCGCGCCGGCGAGGTCGACATCCTCGAGCCCGGCCTCCCCGAGCTCGTCGCGGAGGGGATGGCCGCGGGCCGGCTCGCGTTCGTCCTCGGGGCCACCGCCGCCGTCACGCGCGAGGCGGGCGCCGAGATCGTCTTCCTGTGCGTGCCGACGCCGATGGGCGAGGGCGGCGCGGCCGACCTGGCCGCGGTGCAGGCCGTCACCGACGAGGTGGGCGCGCTGCTGGCGCCGGGCTGCGTCGTGGTGAACAAGTCGACGGTGCCGGTCGGCACGGCGGCCACCACGCGGGAGATGCTCGGGCGCACCGACGTCGCCGTCGTCTCCAACCCGGAGTTCCTGCGCGAGGGCAGCGCGGTGCACGACTTCCTCAACCCCGACCGCATCGTCGTCGGCAGCGACTCGCAGGAGGCCGCCGAGCGCGTGGCCGCGCTGTACTCGCGGCTCGGCGCGCCGACCCAGCTCACCGACGCGGCGAGCGCGGAGATGGTCAAGTACGCGGCCAACTGCTTCCTCGCGATGAAGCTGTCCTACGTCAACTCCCTCGCCGACCTGTGCGAGCGCCTGGGCGCCGACGTCCTCGAGGTCACCGAGGGCATGGGCTACGACAGGCGCATCGGGCAGACGTTCCTGTCGCCCGGCCCGGGCTGGGGCGGGTCGTGCTTCCCGAAGGACACCAACGCGCTGCTGCAGATCGCCGACGCGGCGGGCATGGACTTCGAGCTCGTGCGGGCCAGCCTCAACGTCAACGCCGCCACGCGCGCGCTCGTCGTCGACAAGGTGCGGGCGGCCGTCGGCAGCTCGCTCGACGGGGTCCGCATCGGGCTGCTGGGGTTGACGTTCAAGGCCGGCACCGACGACCTGCGCGACTCCCCCGCACTCGCCGTCGCCGCCCTGCTGCGCGCCGAGGGCGCGGTCCTCACCGCCTACGACCCGGCGCACGCGGTGGGCGTCCCCGGCGTCACCGACGACGTGGAGGTCGTCGACGACCCGCTGGCCGCGGCCAAGGGTGCCGCCGCCCTCGTGGTGCTCACCGACTGGCCGCAGTTCCGGACCCTGGACTGGAACGCGCTCGGCGGCGTCGCGGCCGTGTCGATGGTCGTCGACGCCCGCAACCTGCTCGACGCCGACATCCTGCGCCGCGCCGGCTTCACCTGGATCGGGCTCGGCCGGGGCTGA
- a CDS encoding right-handed parallel beta-helix repeat-containing protein: protein MRTGSVSRTATTCAGVVAAVAVLTVAAAQLAVAEAAPVRVVQQQQDDGPPGSSQRGQSQPPAAPVTPGTELADLATGSRAVAVADDEALEQALRDAAPGDVIRLAPGTYEAIEVTTSGTPDAPITLTGPREAVIAADGGYAVHLQEASHWQLVGFSVTGGGKGIVVDGGGENVLDSLSVGETGDEAVHFRSSSSGNVIQRSLVHDTGLEQPQYGEGVYVGSAKSNWRKYGLDGGPDLSMDNRVLENVFQRITAENVDIKEETGGTVVARNAFDGSAISGENYADSVVDVKGFDALVVDNTTTGQSDALGNIIETHVITEPETSGCGNVIEGNRVEGFEPTGELVAVDRKCE, encoded by the coding sequence ATGCGAACCGGATCGGTGTCCCGGACGGCCACGACGTGCGCGGGGGTGGTGGCGGCCGTCGCCGTGCTCACGGTGGCCGCCGCACAGCTCGCGGTGGCCGAGGCCGCCCCGGTGCGGGTGGTGCAGCAGCAGCAGGACGACGGGCCGCCGGGGTCCTCGCAACGGGGGCAGTCGCAGCCTCCCGCGGCGCCCGTCACCCCCGGCACCGAGCTCGCCGACCTCGCCACGGGCAGTCGCGCCGTCGCCGTGGCCGACGACGAGGCCCTGGAGCAGGCGCTGCGGGACGCCGCCCCGGGAGACGTCATCCGGCTCGCGCCGGGCACCTACGAGGCGATCGAGGTCACCACCTCCGGCACGCCCGACGCCCCGATCACCCTGACCGGCCCGCGCGAGGCCGTGATCGCCGCCGACGGCGGGTACGCGGTGCACCTGCAGGAGGCGAGCCACTGGCAGCTCGTCGGGTTCTCGGTCACCGGCGGCGGCAAGGGGATCGTCGTCGACGGCGGCGGCGAGAACGTGCTCGACTCGCTCAGCGTCGGGGAGACCGGCGACGAGGCCGTGCACTTCCGCTCGTCGTCGTCGGGCAACGTCATCCAGCGCTCGCTCGTGCACGACACCGGGCTGGAGCAGCCGCAGTACGGCGAGGGCGTCTACGTCGGCAGCGCGAAGAGCAACTGGCGCAAGTACGGGCTCGACGGCGGCCCGGACCTGTCGATGGACAACCGCGTCCTGGAGAACGTCTTCCAGCGGATCACCGCGGAGAACGTCGACATCAAGGAGGAGACCGGCGGCACCGTCGTCGCCCGCAACGCCTTCGACGGCTCGGCGATCAGCGGCGAGAACTACGCCGACTCGGTGGTGGACGTGAAGGGGTTCGACGCGCTGGTCGTCGACAACACCACGACCGGGCAGAGCGACGCGCTGGGCAACATCATCGAGACCCACGTCATCACCGAGCCCGAGACCTCGGGCTGCGGCAACGTCATCGAGGGCAACCGCGTCGAGGGGTTCGAGCCCACCGGTGAGCTGGTGGCCGTGGACCGCAAGTGCGAGTAG
- a CDS encoding GtrA family protein, translating into MGLRGQLARFVGVGVVSALVDFGVYHLLLQLGVVAPVAKGVSFVLGTTTAYLLNRRFTFTQAGGGKGRFAGFVLLYGTTFALNVGVNTLALALLPAMPLRTSVAWVLAQGVATVVNFVMLRTVVFRAR; encoded by the coding sequence ATGGGCCTGCGCGGGCAGCTGGCCCGGTTCGTGGGCGTCGGCGTCGTCTCGGCGCTGGTCGACTTCGGCGTCTACCACCTGCTGCTGCAGCTCGGCGTCGTCGCGCCGGTGGCGAAGGGCGTCTCGTTCGTCCTGGGCACCACCACGGCCTACCTGCTCAACCGCCGCTTCACGTTCACGCAGGCCGGCGGCGGGAAGGGCCGGTTCGCCGGGTTCGTGCTGCTCTACGGCACGACGTTCGCGCTGAACGTCGGCGTCAACACCCTGGCCCTGGCGCTCCTGCCGGCGATGCCGCTGCGCACCAGCGTGGCGTGGGTGCTGGCGCAGGGCGTGGCGACGGTCGTCAACTTCGTCATGCTGCGCACGGTCGTGTTCCGGGCCCGCTAG
- a CDS encoding glycine betaine ABC transporter substrate-binding protein encodes MSWTRTGRGRAATAAVTALAAVALAGCGGLEASGPAAAGGGLSEGVSLEGQTYAVGGKDFDEQLILCQVAVAALESVQATVTDRCNTGGTQAARDALLAGDIDLYWDYNGTGWITFLGETTPIADEQEQYVAVRDRDLAENDIHWIGRTPFNNTYAFAVKEEKAAELNLTTLSDMGAYISSGQPGTTCIETEYSSRDDGMAGLQSTYGFQVQPQILQTGAIYQATADGDCLFGLVFTTDGRIPELGLRVLEDDKKYHPNYNASVTVRGEAYDRNPAIAQVFEPITAALDNATMAELNKQVSADGLAPREVARTWLTEQGFIGGA; translated from the coding sequence GTGAGCTGGACGAGGACGGGACGCGGACGAGCGGCGACAGCGGCGGTGACGGCCCTCGCGGCGGTCGCGCTGGCGGGCTGCGGCGGTCTGGAGGCCTCCGGGCCGGCGGCGGCGGGCGGCGGTCTGTCGGAGGGCGTGTCGCTGGAGGGCCAGACCTACGCCGTGGGCGGCAAGGACTTCGACGAGCAGCTGATCCTCTGCCAGGTGGCCGTGGCCGCGCTGGAGTCGGTGCAGGCCACCGTCACCGACCGCTGCAACACCGGCGGCACGCAGGCCGCCCGCGACGCACTGCTCGCCGGCGACATCGACCTGTACTGGGACTACAACGGCACCGGCTGGATCACCTTCCTCGGTGAGACCACGCCGATCGCCGACGAGCAGGAGCAGTACGTCGCCGTCCGCGACCGCGACCTCGCCGAGAACGACATCCACTGGATCGGCCGCACGCCCTTCAACAACACCTACGCCTTCGCGGTGAAGGAGGAGAAGGCCGCCGAGCTGAACCTCACCACGCTCTCGGACATGGGCGCCTACATCAGCTCCGGCCAGCCGGGCACCACCTGCATCGAGACCGAGTACTCCAGCCGCGACGACGGCATGGCGGGGCTGCAGTCGACCTACGGCTTCCAGGTGCAGCCGCAGATCCTGCAGACCGGCGCGATCTACCAGGCCACCGCCGACGGCGACTGCCTGTTCGGGCTCGTGTTCACCACCGACGGCCGCATCCCGGAGCTGGGCCTGCGGGTGCTGGAGGACGACAAGAAGTACCACCCGAACTACAACGCGTCGGTGACCGTGCGCGGCGAGGCCTACGACCGCAACCCGGCCATCGCGCAGGTCTTCGAGCCGATCACGGCCGCGCTGGACAACGCGACCATGGCCGAGCTCAACAAGCAGGTCTCGGCCGACGGCCTCGCCCCGCGCGAGGTGGCCCGCACCTGGCTCACCGAGCAGGGGTTCATCGGCGGGGCCTGA
- a CDS encoding ABC transporter permease, with the protein MTALAPGGVAVTPRASRGRFDRRLVAVPVIVVVGLAVVLAYLSTQTLDTVEQRALAPQVVLDRLGEHLFLMAVSTVLVIVLAIPLGILVSRPALRRVRPGLLAFGGFMQALPPFGLIILLAFTPLGFGQPTAIVALVIASFLPVLTNTVVGLGQVDPALIEASRGIGMSARQTLQRIELPLAVPVMLAGVRVALVLNVGTATLATFIGAGGLGNIIDGMLRLARPNGTLLAAALVAALALLVDWLASLAEYAVARRGS; encoded by the coding sequence GTGACGGCGCTCGCGCCCGGCGGCGTCGCGGTCACCCCGCGGGCGTCGCGCGGCCGGTTCGACCGCCGCCTCGTCGCGGTCCCGGTGATCGTCGTGGTCGGGCTGGCCGTCGTCCTCGCCTACCTCTCGACGCAGACGCTCGACACCGTGGAGCAGCGGGCGCTCGCGCCGCAGGTCGTGCTCGACCGCCTCGGCGAGCACCTGTTCCTCATGGCCGTCTCCACCGTGCTGGTGATCGTCCTGGCCATCCCGCTCGGGATCCTCGTCAGCCGCCCGGCGCTGCGCCGGGTGCGCCCCGGGCTGCTCGCGTTCGGCGGGTTCATGCAGGCGCTGCCGCCGTTCGGGCTGATCATCCTGCTGGCGTTCACCCCGCTCGGCTTCGGGCAGCCGACGGCGATCGTCGCGCTGGTGATCGCCTCCTTCCTGCCCGTGCTCACCAACACCGTCGTCGGGCTGGGGCAGGTCGACCCGGCCCTGATCGAGGCGTCGCGCGGGATCGGCATGTCCGCGCGCCAGACGCTGCAGCGGATCGAGCTGCCGCTGGCCGTCCCCGTGATGCTCGCCGGGGTCCGGGTGGCGCTGGTGCTCAACGTCGGCACGGCCACGCTCGCCACGTTCATCGGCGCGGGCGGGCTCGGCAACATCATCGACGGCATGCTGCGCCTCGCCCGCCCCAACGGCACCCTGCTCGCCGCCGCGCTCGTGGCCGCGCTCGCGCTGCTCGTCGACTGGCTCGCGAGCCTGGCCGAGTACGCCGTGGCGCGCCGCGGCTCCTGA
- a CDS encoding ABC transporter ATP-binding protein, with translation MIALEHVSKTYPKQATPAVRDLTLEVPDGAIAMFIGPSGCGKTTTLKMMNRLIEPTSGRILLAGEDVTDVDADSLRRRIGYVIQQVGLFPHFTIGENIAVVPKILGWDRKRVTARVDELLHLVGMEPREFRDRYPRQLSGGQQQRVGVARGLAADPAVMLMDEPFGAIDPITRDRLQDEFLELQRQIAKTICFVTHDLTEAVKLGDRIAVFGPGGVLEQYDTPEQVLTNPANEFVAEFVGSGAAVRRLSLLELGRLELEPCVAEGEAQDGDVPVYAADAEGRPAKWVALPGTAALPPLVTVPVTGTVYDAVDVMLDAPAPLVAVVDAAGRAQGVLRWDALVGEMRTKGRGL, from the coding sequence ATGATCGCGCTGGAGCACGTCAGCAAGACCTATCCCAAGCAGGCGACGCCGGCGGTCCGCGACCTCACCCTGGAGGTCCCCGACGGCGCGATCGCGATGTTCATCGGGCCCTCGGGCTGCGGCAAGACCACCACGCTGAAGATGATGAACCGGCTGATCGAGCCGACCAGCGGGCGCATCCTGCTGGCCGGCGAGGACGTCACCGACGTCGACGCCGACAGCCTGCGCCGCCGCATCGGCTACGTCATCCAGCAGGTCGGGCTGTTCCCGCACTTCACGATCGGCGAGAACATCGCGGTCGTCCCGAAGATCCTGGGCTGGGACCGCAAGCGGGTCACCGCCCGCGTCGACGAGCTGCTGCACCTCGTGGGCATGGAGCCGCGCGAGTTCCGCGACCGCTACCCCCGCCAGCTCTCGGGCGGGCAGCAGCAGCGCGTCGGGGTGGCGCGCGGGCTGGCCGCCGACCCCGCCGTCATGCTGATGGACGAGCCGTTCGGCGCCATCGACCCGATCACGCGCGACCGCCTGCAGGACGAGTTCCTCGAGCTCCAGCGCCAGATCGCCAAGACCATCTGCTTCGTCACCCACGACCTCACCGAGGCCGTGAAGCTGGGCGACCGGATCGCGGTCTTCGGGCCCGGCGGCGTGCTGGAGCAGTACGACACACCCGAGCAGGTCCTGACCAACCCGGCCAACGAGTTCGTCGCCGAGTTCGTGGGCAGCGGCGCCGCGGTGCGCCGGCTGTCGCTGCTGGAGCTGGGCCGCCTGGAGCTCGAACCGTGCGTCGCCGAGGGCGAGGCGCAGGACGGCGACGTGCCGGTCTACGCGGCCGACGCCGAGGGGCGGCCCGCGAAGTGGGTCGCGCTGCCCGGCACAGCGGCGCTGCCGCCGCTGGTCACGGTGCCGGTCACCGGCACGGTCTACGACGCCGTCGACGTCATGCTCGACGCCCCCGCGCCGCTCGTCGCCGTGGTCGACGCGGCCGGCCGCGCGCAGGGCGTCCTGCGCTGGGACGCCCTCGTCGGCGAGATGCGCACGAAGGGCCGCGGCCTGTGA
- a CDS encoding ABC transporter permease translates to MTRNSTELLFRVQQHFLLVAYAVGLAALIAVALGVVLHTTGLTPSSWRSRFRAGSREGALLLSSVALTIPSLALFGVLQPLLGLGATPAIVALTIYGIYPVLRNVVAGLGSVDTAVLEAARGMGMGPARRMVRIQFPLAWPVVLSGIRVAMLILIGIAVVAAIVSGPGLGQLLFAGLARLGAVNSFNQVLAGTFGCLLVAAVYEIAFAVIARLTTPRGIRG, encoded by the coding sequence GTGACGAGGAACTCGACCGAGCTCCTCTTCCGGGTGCAGCAGCACTTCCTGCTCGTCGCCTACGCCGTGGGCCTGGCCGCGCTGATCGCGGTGGCCCTGGGGGTGGTCCTGCACACCACCGGCCTGACGCCGTCGTCGTGGCGGTCGCGGTTCCGCGCCGGCAGCCGCGAGGGTGCCCTGCTGCTGTCGTCGGTGGCGCTCACGATCCCGTCGCTCGCGCTGTTCGGCGTGCTGCAGCCGCTGCTCGGGCTGGGCGCCACCCCCGCGATCGTCGCGCTGACGATCTACGGGATCTACCCGGTGCTGCGCAACGTCGTCGCCGGCCTGGGCTCGGTCGACACGGCCGTGCTGGAGGCCGCGCGGGGGATGGGCATGGGCCCGGCCCGGCGGATGGTGCGCATCCAGTTCCCGCTGGCCTGGCCGGTCGTGCTGTCCGGCATCCGGGTCGCGATGCTCATCCTGATCGGCATCGCGGTCGTCGCGGCCATCGTCAGCGGTCCCGGCCTGGGGCAGCTGCTGTTCGCCGGCCTGGCGCGGCTCGGTGCCGTCAACTCGTTCAACCAGGTGCTCGCCGGGACGTTCGGCTGCCTGCTGGTGGCGGCGGTCTACGAGATCGCGTTCGCGGTCATCGCGCGCCTGACGACCCCGAGGGGGATCCGTGGCTGA